One Mycolicibacter sp. MU0083 DNA window includes the following coding sequences:
- a CDS encoding decaprenyl diphosphate synthase yields the protein MVLNRANRKVAFPQLPAAPDDYPVFPDKSTWPVVFPQLPEPPGGGPCRPPQHTSKAVAPQIPAEALPNHVAVVMDGNGRWATQRGLGRTEGHKMGEAVLIDITCGAIELGIKWLTVYAFSTENWKRSAEEVRFLMGFNREVVRRRRENLNAMGVRMRWVGSRPKMWRSVIKEFEIAEAMTVGNDVITINYCVNYGGRTEIAEAAQAIAAEAVAGKLNPNRINEATIARHLHRPDMPDVDLLIRTSGEQRSSNFMLWQAAYAEYIFQEKLWPDYDRRDLWEACEQYASRQRRFGSA from the coding sequence ATGGTGTTGAACCGGGCCAATCGGAAGGTCGCCTTCCCGCAACTGCCCGCGGCGCCCGACGACTATCCGGTGTTTCCGGACAAGTCCACCTGGCCGGTGGTCTTCCCGCAGTTGCCGGAGCCGCCGGGTGGGGGACCGTGCCGTCCCCCGCAGCACACCTCCAAGGCGGTCGCCCCGCAGATCCCCGCCGAGGCGCTGCCCAACCACGTCGCCGTCGTGATGGACGGCAACGGTCGCTGGGCCACCCAGCGCGGATTGGGGCGTACCGAGGGCCACAAGATGGGCGAAGCGGTGCTGATCGACATCACTTGTGGTGCCATCGAACTCGGCATCAAGTGGTTGACCGTGTACGCCTTCTCCACCGAGAACTGGAAACGTTCGGCGGAGGAAGTCCGGTTCCTGATGGGGTTCAACCGGGAGGTCGTGCGGCGCCGCAGGGAGAACCTCAACGCGATGGGCGTGCGCATGCGCTGGGTGGGTTCGCGGCCGAAGATGTGGCGCAGCGTGATCAAGGAATTCGAGATCGCCGAAGCCATGACCGTCGGTAACGACGTCATCACCATCAACTACTGCGTGAACTACGGCGGGCGTACCGAGATCGCCGAGGCCGCACAGGCGATCGCCGCCGAGGCCGTCGCGGGCAAGCTCAACCCGAACCGCATCAACGAGGCCACCATTGCGCGGCATCTGCACCGCCCCGACATGCCCGACGTGGACCTGCTGATCCGTACCTCCGGCGAGCAGCGGTCGTCGAACTTCATGCTGTGGCAGGCGGCCTACGCCGAGTACATCTTTCAAGAGAAGCTGTGGCCGGACTACGACCGCCGCGACCTCTGGGAGGCCTGCGAACAGTACGCGTCGCGGCAGCGGCGGTTCGGAAGCGCGTGA
- a CDS encoding Fur family transcriptional regulator: MTPPGVRATRQRAAISALLESVDDFRSAQELHDALRERGENIGLTTVYRTLQAMATAGLVDTLRSDTGESVYRRCSEHHHHHLVCRDCGATVEVGDREVEEWAARIAAEHGYSDVEHTIEIFGTCADCRG, translated from the coding sequence TTGACGCCCCCCGGCGTACGCGCCACCCGGCAACGCGCGGCGATCTCGGCGTTGCTGGAGTCCGTCGACGATTTCAGGTCCGCACAGGAACTGCACGACGCGCTGCGTGAGCGCGGCGAGAACATCGGATTGACCACGGTCTACCGGACCCTGCAGGCGATGGCCACAGCCGGCCTGGTCGACACCCTGCGTTCGGACACCGGCGAGTCGGTGTACCGGCGCTGTTCGGAACACCATCATCACCACCTGGTGTGCCGAGACTGCGGAGCCACCGTGGAGGTGGGTGACCGTGAGGTCGAGGAGTGGGCGGCCCGGATCGCCGCCGAGCACGGCTATTCCGACGTCGAGCACACCATCGAGATCTTCGGCACCTGCGCCGACTGTCGCGGCTGA
- a CDS encoding ArsR/SmtB family transcription factor, with protein sequence MSPSASGLVADDHQHAGSAFPAPPPREILDAAGELLRALAAPVRIAIVLQLQESQRCVHELVDALGVPQPLVSQHLKILKAAGVVAGERSGREVLYRLADHHLAHIAIDAVAHAGEDR encoded by the coding sequence ATGTCTCCCTCCGCCTCGGGATTGGTAGCCGACGACCACCAGCACGCCGGCTCCGCATTCCCCGCGCCGCCGCCGCGGGAGATCCTCGATGCAGCCGGAGAACTGTTGCGCGCGTTGGCCGCTCCGGTGCGGATCGCCATCGTGTTGCAACTGCAGGAATCGCAGCGCTGCGTACACGAACTGGTCGATGCGCTCGGAGTTCCGCAACCGTTGGTCAGTCAGCACCTGAAGATCCTCAAGGCGGCGGGAGTCGTCGCCGGGGAACGCTCCGGCCGCGAGGTGCTCTACCGACTGGCCGACCACCACCTCGCCCATATCGCGATCGACGCCGTGGCTCACGCCGGTGAAGACCGTTGA
- a CDS encoding glycine--tRNA ligase: MASIIDTVANLAKRRGLVFQSGEIYGGTKSAWDYGPLGVELKENIKRQWWRSVVMSRDDVVGLDSAIILPRPVWVASGHVAVFNDPLVECLNCHKRHRQDHMQEAVALKKGGNPDDVPMSEISCPDCGTKGEWTEPRDFNMMLKTYLGPIESEEGMHYLRPETAQGIFVNFANVVTTARRKPPFGIGQIGKSFRNEITPGNFIFRTREFEQMEMEFFVEPSTAAEWHKYWIETRLQWYVDLGIERENLRLYEHPREKLSHYSDGTTDIEYKFGFAGNPWGELEGIANRTNFDLSTHSEHSGVDLSFYDQGTDTRYVPYVIEPAAGLTRSLMAFLVDAYHEDEAPNAKGGVDKRTVLRLDPRLAPVKAAVLPLSRNADLSPKARDLAAELRQSWNVEFDDAGAVGRRYRRQDEIGTPFCITVDFDSLEDHSVTVRERDTMAQERVAIDAVSDYLAVRLKGC, from the coding sequence GTGGCGTCCATCATCGACACCGTTGCCAACTTGGCCAAGCGACGTGGCCTGGTCTTTCAGTCTGGCGAAATCTATGGCGGCACCAAGTCGGCGTGGGACTACGGCCCACTCGGGGTGGAGCTCAAGGAGAACATCAAGCGGCAGTGGTGGCGCTCGGTCGTGATGTCCCGTGACGACGTCGTCGGCCTGGACAGCGCGATCATCTTGCCGCGCCCGGTGTGGGTGGCCTCCGGCCACGTCGCGGTCTTCAACGACCCGCTGGTGGAGTGCCTCAACTGCCACAAGCGGCATCGGCAGGACCACATGCAGGAAGCGGTGGCACTGAAGAAGGGTGGCAACCCCGATGACGTGCCGATGAGTGAGATCTCCTGCCCGGACTGCGGTACCAAGGGCGAGTGGACCGAGCCCCGCGACTTCAACATGATGCTCAAGACCTATCTCGGACCGATCGAATCCGAAGAGGGCATGCATTACCTGCGGCCGGAGACCGCGCAGGGCATCTTCGTCAACTTCGCCAACGTGGTGACCACGGCGCGCCGCAAGCCGCCGTTCGGAATCGGCCAGATCGGCAAGAGCTTCCGCAACGAGATCACCCCCGGCAACTTCATCTTCCGGACCCGCGAGTTCGAACAGATGGAGATGGAATTCTTCGTCGAGCCGTCCACGGCGGCCGAGTGGCACAAGTACTGGATCGAGACGCGCCTGCAGTGGTACGTGGACCTGGGTATCGAGCGTGAGAACCTGCGTCTGTACGAGCACCCGCGCGAGAAGCTGTCGCACTACTCCGACGGCACCACCGATATCGAGTACAAGTTCGGTTTCGCCGGCAACCCGTGGGGTGAACTGGAGGGCATCGCCAACCGGACCAACTTCGACCTGTCCACTCACTCCGAGCATTCCGGTGTCGACCTGTCGTTCTACGACCAGGGCACCGACACCCGCTACGTCCCCTACGTGATCGAGCCGGCAGCCGGCCTGACCCGCTCGCTGATGGCGTTCCTGGTCGACGCGTACCACGAGGACGAGGCGCCCAACGCCAAGGGCGGGGTGGACAAGCGCACCGTGCTGCGGCTGGACCCCCGGCTGGCGCCGGTCAAGGCGGCGGTGCTGCCGCTGTCGCGCAACGCCGATCTGTCGCCGAAGGCCCGCGATCTGGCCGCCGAGTTGCGCCAGTCCTGGAACGTCGAATTCGACGACGCCGGGGCGGTCGGGCGGCGCTACCGGCGTCAGGACGAGATCGGTACGCCGTTCTGCATCACGGTCGACTTCGATTCACTCGAAGACCACTCCGTCACGGTGCGTGAGCGCGACACCATGGCGCAGGAGCGGGTCGCGATCGACGCGGTCTCGGATTACCTGGCGGTCCGCCTCAAGGGCTGCTGA